The region TCCCGGCGGGCCTGTCCATGCACCCCGCCGGGTGGGACGGACGCAGCGCGCTATTCTCTGCACAACCGCGCCTGCCGGGCGTGGTCATCCAGAACCGCCGGAGGGAATTTTCTGCCCTGTGATGGCGTGGCAACCGGCCCTCATTGCGGCACTCGGTGCTTTCAGAGAAGACCCGCGTGGGTGCGCTGACGATGGCGCGAGCGGGTTGGGGTGGCCCAGAAGCGGCGCTGACTTCGCGCAAGGACTTTCGAGGCCGCCCAGGGGCGGCTTTCTGCTGTACAGGGGTAGACCATGAGTACCGATATCCGCGCCGAGGCGCGCAAGAGAATCCTGATTCTGGACGGCGCGTGGGGCACGCAGCTCCAGGGGGCCGGACTGACCGAGGCCGACTTCCGCTGGGACGGCGCCGATCCCCTGCGGATGTACCGGGGAAACTTCGACCTGCTGCAACTGACGAGGCCCGACGTGATCCGCGCCGTGCACCGCTCGTACTTCGAGGCCGGGGCGGACATCGCCAGCACGAACACCTTCAACTCCACGACGATCAGTCAGGCGGACTACGGCACGGAAGGCATGGCGCGCGAGATGAACGTGCAGGGCGCGCGGCTGGCGCGCGAGGTCGCCGACGAGTTCACCGCCCGTGACGGCAGGCCGCGCTGGGTGGCGGGGAGCATCGGCCCGACGAACCGCACGGCGACCCTCTCGCCGGACGTGGAACGCCCGGAATTCCGCAACGTCACCTACGACGATCTGGTCGCCGCGTATACCGAGGCCGCCGAGGGCCTGATCGAGGGCGGCGCCGACCTGCTGCTGCTGGAGACGGTGTTCGACACGCTGAACGCCAAGGCGGCGCTGTTCGCCTGCGAGGAGGCCTTCGCGCGCACCGGGAAGACGCTGCCGGTCATGCTGTCCGGCACGATCACGGACGCTTCGGGCCGCACGCTCAGCGGGCAGACGCCGGAAGCGTTCGCGATCAGCACCTCGCACGCGAACCTGTTCAGCCTGGGCCTGAACTGCGCGCTGGGCGCTGATCTGCTGCGCCCGCACCTGCGCGAGATCGCCGCGAACACGGACGCGCTGGTGTCCGTCCACCCGAACGCGGGCCTCCCGAACGCCTTCGGGGAGTACGACGAGACGCCCGAGCACACGGCGGGCGTGCTGGCCGACTTCGCCCGCGAGGGCCTCGTGAACATCGTGGGTGGGTGCTGCGGCACGACTCCTGAGCACATCCGCGCGATTGCCGAGGCGGTGCGCGAGATCACGCCGCGCGTGGCCCCCGAGCAGCCCCCCGTGCTGCGCCTGAGTGGCCTGGAGCCGCTGAACGTCACGCCGGAACTGAACTTCGTGAACGTCGGCGAACGGACGAACGTGACCGGCAGCCCCAAATTTGCCAAGGCGATCCTGGCCGGGGACTTCGACGCGGGCCTGAAGATCGCGCGGCAGCAGGTCGAGAACGGCGCGCAGATCGTGGACGTGAACTTCGACGAGGGCATGCTCGACGGCGAGGCCGCCATGGTGAAGTTCCTGAACCTGCTGGCCGGGGAACCCGACATCAGCCGCGTGCCGCTGATGCTGGACAGCAGCAAGTGGGAGATCCTGGAGGCGGCCCTCAAGCGCGTGCAGGGCAAGGCGGTCGTGAACTCGATCAGCCTCAAGGACGGCGAGGCGAAGTTCCTGGAACGCGCCCGTCTGCTACGCCGCTACGGGGCGGCGGCGGTCGTCATGGCCTTCGACGAGCAGGGGCAGGCGGACAACCTCGCGCGGCGCATTGAGATCACCTCGCGCGCGTACCGCCTGCTGACCGAGGAGGTGGGTTTCCCGGCGCAGGACATCATCTTCGACCCGAACGTGCTGACCGTCGCCACGGGCATCGAGGAACACGACCGCTACGCCATCGACTTCATTGAGGCGACCCGCTGGATCAAGGCGAACCTGCCGGGCGCGCTGGTCTCGGGTGGGATCAGCAACGTGTCGTTCTCGTTCCGGGGAAACAACCACGTGCGCGAGGCGATGCACGCGGTGTTCCTGTACCACGGGGTCCGCGCGGGGCTGGACATGGGCATCGTGAACGCCGGCATGCTCGCCGTGTACGAGGACATTGAGCCCGAACTGCGGGACGCGGTGGAGGACGTCATCCTGGCCCGCCGCCCCGACGCGACCGAGCGGCTGCTGGAACTCGCCGACCGCTACAAGGGCGTGAAGCGCGAGGTCGGCGCGGGCAGCCCCTGGCGGGACCTGCCGGTGCAGGAGCGGCTGAAGCACGCGCTCGTGCAGGGCATCGCGGACTTCGTGGACGCGGACGCCGAGGAGGCGTACCAGGAACTCGGCTCGCCGCTGAAGGTCATCGAGGGGCCGCTGATGGACGGCATGAACGTCGTCGGCGACCTGTTCGGCGCCGGGAAGATGTTCCTCCCGCAGGTCGTGAAGTCCGCCCGCGTCATGAAACGCGCCGTGGCGTACCTCACGCCGTACATGGAGGCCGAGAAGCAGGAGGCCGGCGGCAAGGGCAAGGTCTTGCTGGCGACCGTGAAGGGCGACGTGCACGACATCGGCAAGAACATCGTCGGGGTGGTACTGGCCTGCAACGGCTATCAGGTCACCGACCTGGGCGTGATGGTCCCCACCGAGAAGATCCTCGACGAGGCCGAGCGGATCGGCGCGGACGTCATCGGCCTGAGCGGCCTGATCACCCCCAGTCTGGACGAGATGGTCACCGTGGCCCGCGAGATGACCCGCCGCGGCCTGACCCTGCCCCTCCTGATCGGCGGGGCGACCACCAGCCGCGCGCACACCGCCGTGAAGATCGACCCCGCCTACCCGGGGGCGGTGGTGCACGTGCTGGACGCCAGCCGCGCCGTGACGACCACCGCCGACCTGCTGGCCGACCCGGCGGGCGTGCAGGATCGCGTCCGCACCGAGTACGACGCGCTGCGCGAACGGCACGGCGGGCGGCAGGTGCGCCTCGTGCCCATCGGGACGGCCCGCGAGCGCGCCCCGCAGCTCTCCCCCACCGTCCCGCCAGCCCCGCGCGAACCGGGCCGTCAGGTCATCGAGCAGCCCATCGCGGAGCTGCTGGACTTCATCGACTGGACGCCGTTCTTCATCGCGTGGGAGATGAAGGGCATCTACCCCAACATCCTCACCGACCCCCTGCGCGGCGAGGAAGCCCGCAAACTCTTCGCCGACGCGCAGGCCCTCCTCCAGCGCGCCATCGACGAGAAGCTCCTGACCGCGCGCGGCGTGATCGGCCTGTGGCCCGCCCGGCGCGACGGAGACGACATCGTGGTTGCCGCAGATGGCAGGTGGCAGATGGAAGGTGGGCAGCCATCCGCGATCAGCCATCCGCCTTCCGCTCGCCTCCACACCCTGCGCCAGCAGCGCGACCAGACCACGCCGAACGCGGCGCTGGCGGACTTCATCCTGCCTGACGGGGATCACATCGGGGCGTTCGCGGTGGCGATTCACGGCGCAGAGGAACTCGCGGCGGCGTTCGAGGCGCAGCACGACGATTACAACGCCATTCTGGTCAAGGCGATCGCGGACCGACTGGCGGAAGCCTTCGCGGAGAAACTCCACCGGGACGTCCGCGTGCAGCACTGGGGCTACGCGCCCGACGAGGCGCTGGGCAACGACGACCTGATCCGCGAGCGCTACCAGGGCATCCGCCCCGCGCCCGGCTACCCCGCGCAGCCTGACCACACCGAGAAACGCACGCTGTTCACCCTCCTGAACGCCGGGGAGGTCGGCCTGACCCTGACCGAATCGTGCGCCATGACGCCCGCCGCCGCCGTGTCCGGCCTGTACTTCGCGCACCCGGAAGCGCGTTACCTCGCCGTGGGCCGCATCGGCCGCGACCAGATCCTGGACTACGCCCGCCGGAAGGGTCAGAGCATCGAGGAAACCGAACGCTGGCTGGGACCGATCCTCGCGTACGACGCGGGAGCGGGGGAAGGCGGAAGGCAGATAGCAGATGGCAGGGCCGCGCCTTCGACCATCGACCTTCAGCCTTCTGCGGCGGCCGGAGGCCGCCCATGACCCGCGTGTCTGTCGAGCTGGTGCCCCGGTCCCGTTCTGGCCTGCGCGCGGAGATCGCGGAGGTCGCGGGCGCGCTGGGCGGCGTGGATACCGTGAACGTTCCGGACCTGACGCGGTACTCGCTGCGCTCCTGGGTGGGGTGTGGGTTTGCCCGCCCCGGCTTCGCGGCGATTCCGCACCTGCGCGCCGTGGACTTCAACCCACGTGAGCCCCTGCCGTTCCTGCCGCTGCTGGAGGAACACGGTATCCGCGAGGTGCTCGTCGTGACCGGTGACGCGCCGATTGATATGAGCGCGAAGGTGTACGACCAGGACGCCGTGGACCTGATCCGCCGCCTGACCCGCGACGCGCCGCACCTGCGCGTGTACGCCGGGCTGGACCCGTACCGGCAGTCGTTCGTGCGCGAGCGGGATTACCTGGAGCGCAAGCTGGACGCCGGCGCCGCCGGGTTCTTCACGCAGCCGTTCTTCGACCTGCGCCTGCTGGACACCTGGGCGGACCTCCTGCCGGACGGCACGGACGTGTGGTGGGGCGCGACGAGCATTCTCACGGAAGCCAGCTTCAACTACTGGCGGGCCCGCAACCACGCGGTGTTTCCCCGCACGTTCACGCCCACCCTGGACTGCAACCGCGTGTTCGCCCGCGACCTCCTGACCTTCGCCCGCCAGCGGCAGCATCACGCGTACTTCATGCCGGTGAAAGTGAACGTGCTGGAGTATCTGGGCGGCATCCTCTGAGCGAGTGGGCTGCGAGCTTTGAGCTCTGAGTCACCCCCACCCGGCCTCCCCCCTCAGGGGGGAGGAGCAAGACATGAAGAAAGTCGATCAGCGGAGCGAAACGTCCCACCCACCTACTGACCGCAGACAACCACCGGCCGTCGTGCGCGTAGCGCGCGGGCCTGCGACGGGGGCGGCAGGATGGCGTCGAGGCCGGACCCGTCACTGCCTATGCCGACCGCGCCGCAACAGTAAAGCCTCTTGCCGAGCGCAGCGACTGCCCCCCCTGCCCCTCTGGGGTAGGGGGCTGGGGGGTGGGGCCGCCAACGATACGGACCCCCGAGGAGCACCCCGAAGGTCCAGTCTCTACAAAAGCCTCAGCTGTTGTCGATCACGACCGTGAAGCTCTTGCTGACCTTGCCCTTGGCGGGCACGTCCACGCGCAGGTTCGCGGTGCCCTGGTTTTTGACGGGGGCCATGGTGTCGATGGTGATGATGCGGCCGCCGATGCGTTCGGTGATTTCGGCGCGGACGGCGCGGTCCTTGCTGCTCTCGAAGGCGTAGGTGACCTTGTAGGTGGTCTTGGTGACGTTGCCTTTGGCGTCCTTGACCTGGGCGGTCTGGGCGGTGGTGCGGGTGTATTCGATGTCGGGGTCTTCGCCCAGGGAGAAGTCGATGGTGCCGCCTTTGCGGGTGTCGGGGAGGGTGGTCTGGCCGACGAGGCGGCCGTCCTCGCGGACGGTGAGGGGCCCGGCGGGGAGGCGCTGGTCGGCTTCCAGGCGGTAGGAGCGGTTGAGGGTGCCGGTGCGGGTGCCGGTGCCGAAGTAGGTATCGAGTCCGGCGTAGCGTTCGAATCGGCTGAGTTTGGGTGTCAGGAACGGTAGGGTGATGACGGAGTTGGCGGGCAGCGTGAAGGGGGTGGTGAGGTCGTAGCGGGTCAGGCCGCGCAGTTCGCCCTGGCTCTGGATCTTGGGGACGGGGGCGGCGGTGGCGGGCACGGCGCGCATGACCGTGTCGGCGGCGAATCCGGCAGCTTCGGCCTGCGGGTTGGCCTGCACGGTGACGTCTCCGGCGTACAGTTCGGTGTTCTGCACGTCGTAGGCGAGGTCGGTGGTGTTGCGCAGGTCGGCCAGGGCGGTCAGGTTCGCGCCGGCGCTGCTGGCGTTCAGGGTGTAGCGGGGGCTCCAGGTGACGGCGCGGGTCAGGTAGGTCAGGGTGCCGGTTCCGGCGCGGGGCAGGGTGTAGGTCAGGGTCTGGCTGGGGCTCTGGGGGTTCAGGGGGGGCGCGGCGCTGAAGGACAGGTCCTCGAAGCGCACGTTGAAGAACCGGCCCTGGGCGTCCCTGACGAGCAGGTCGCGGGCGCGCACGAGCGTGACGGGTTCGGTGGTGTCGCCGCGGCGCAGGAACACGGTCTGGCCTTCGAGGCCGCTCAGCCAGTTGCTCTGGAGGGTCTGGGCGGCGCTGCTGAACGGCAGGCCTTCGAGGTCGAGGCTGCCGGGCAGCACGCTTTCCCAGGCGGACTGGGGCAGGGTGACGTTCAGGCTGGTGCCGGTGGCGGTGACGGGCTGGCGGACCTCGGTGAAGCTGGGGTAGATGCGCAGGTCGGCGGCGCTGGCGGTGCCGAGGGCGAGGGTGGTGGCGACGGCAGCGGCGACTGACAGGCTGTTTTTCATGTCTGGATGGTGACCCGCCGCTCAATATGAGATGTGAGAGTGGGCGTCAGGAACGCGACAGAAAACCCGCCGCCCCGGATGTGGGGTGGCGGGCTGTTCGTGCAGGCCGGACAGTCTTACAGGATGTCGTCGCGGATGCAGGCCTTGAAGTGACCGGGGCTGACTTCACGCAGTTCGGGGACGATGTTCGCGCAGTCGGCGATCGCGTAGCGGCAGCGGGTGCGGAACACGCACCCCGACGGCGGGTTGATCGGGCTGGGAATGTCGCCTTCCAGGATGATGCGCTGGCGCTTGACGGTGGGGTCGGGCACGGGCGCGGCCGACAGGAGCGCCTCCGTGTAGGGGTGCTTGGGGTTGCGGTTCAGTTCGCGGCTGGGCGCGATTTCCATGACGCGGCCCAGGTACATCACGATGATGCGGTCGCAGATGTACTCGACGACCGCGAGGTCGTGCGCGATGAACAGCACGGTCAGGCCCAGTTCTTCCTGCAGGTCCTGCAGCAGGTTCACGACCTGCGCCTGGATGGACACGTCCAGCGCCGAGACGGGTTCGTCGGCGACGATGAACGCGGGGTCCACGGCCAGGGCGCGGGCGATCCCGATGCGCTGGCGCTGACCGCCGCTGAACTCGTGCGGGTAGCGGCGCATGTGCTCGGGGCGCAGGCCGACCTTCTGCAGGAGTTCGGCGATGCGGTCGACGCGCTGCTTGCCGGGGTGCAGGTTGTGGATCTGCATGGCCTCCCCGATGATGTCGCTGACGGTCATGCGGGGGTTCAGGCTCGCGAAGGGATCCTGGAAGATGATCTGCATCTCGCGGCGGTAGTCACGCATCTGCCCCTTGGACAGCTTGGTGATGTCGGTGCCGTTGAAGAGCACCTGCCCGCCGGTGGGTTCGATCAGGCGCAGGATAGCGCGTCCGGCGGTGGTCTTGCCGGAGCCGGATTCGCCCACCAGGCCGACCACTTCGCCGCGCCCGATCTTGAAGGACACGTCGTTGACGGCCTTGACGTTGCCGACGACGCGGGACAGCAGGCCGCCGCGGATCGGGAAGAATTTCTCCAGGTTCTGGACGTCCAGCAGGGTGTCGCCCGTGGCGGGCATGGTGCGGCGGGTCTGGGTGCTGACGGCGGTCATGCGGTCACCTCGCGCTGCGCCTGCGCGAATTCGCGCCAGCGGATGCAGCGGGACATGTGGCCGTGCCCGGTGTCTTCCAGCGCGGGCACCGCCTTGGAGCAGTCGGGAACGGCGAACTTGCAGCGCGGCTCGAAGGCGCAGCCGGGGGGCAGGTTCAGCGGGTTGGGCACGTTGCCGGGGATGGCTTCCAGGCGGCCCTTGGGCTGCCCGGGGACATGCTCGTACTCGCCGGGACGGGGAATGCTGTTCAGCAGGCCCATGGTGTAGGGGTGGCGGGGCGCCTGGAAGATGTCCACGACGTCGCCTTCCTCGACCACGCGGCCACCGTACATCACGACGACGCGGTCGGCCATCTCGGCCACGACGCCGAGGTTGTGCGTGATGAACAGGATGCTCATCCCGACCTCTTTCTGCAGGTTGCGCATCAGGTCGAGAATCTGCGCCTGGATGGTCACGTCGAGCGCCGTGGTGGGCTCGTCGGCGATCAGCAGGGCGGGTTTGCAGCTCAGGGCCATGGCGATCATGACGCGCTGGCGCATCCCGCCGGACATCTGGTGCGGGTACTCGTTGACGCGTTTCTCGGGGGCGGGGATGCCCACGAAGCGCAGCATGTCGGTGGCGACGCCCATGGCGTCTTTCTTGTTCTTGCCCTGGTGCAGCATGACGGCTTCAGCGATCTGGTCCCCGACGGTATAGACGGGGTTCAGGCTGGTCATGGGCTCCTGGAAGATCATGGAGATGTCGTTGCCGCGGATCTTGCGCATGTCCGCTTCGCTCAGCGTGACGATGTTCTTCTGAACGCCGTCCTTGCCGGTGAAGAGGATCTCCCCTTCCACGATCTTGCCGGGAGGGGTGGGGATCAGGCGCATGACCGACAGGCTGGTGACGCTCTTGCCGGAGCCGGATTCGCCCACGACGGCGAGGGTCTCGCCCTTCTTGATGTGGAAGGTCACGCCGTCGACGCTCTTCACGACACCGTCGTCGGTACTGAAGTAAGTTTTCAGGCCGTTCACGGCCAACAGGACTTCACCCTGGTGGGTCATTGTTCCTCCGTTTTCAACACGTTGTGCATCATACAACCGTTGGGGATTCTAGGGCGTTTTGTCACGCGCGGCGCGGCCCATTTCGCTGGCCGCGCCGCGCGTGACAGGGGTTCAGGCGCGCTTACGCGGGTCGAAGGCGTCGCGCAGCCCGTCGCCGAGCAGCTGGAAGCACATCACGGTGAACACGATGAAGAAGCCGGGGATCAGCACCCAGGGGCGGGTGTTCAGGCTGCTCAGCCCGCCGTCCTGCGCGGCCTTGAGCAGGCTGCCCCACGACGCGTAGGGTTCCACGGCGCCGATGCCCAGGAAGCTCAGGCCGGATTCCAGCAGGATGAAGCTGGGGATGGCGAGGCTGGTCGTGACGATCACGTAGGTCGTCAGGGTGGGCAGCATGTGGCGCCACATGATGCGGTTGTCGCTGGCGCCGAGGCTCTTGGCGGCGGACACGAAGTCCTGTTCGCGCACGCTGAGCAGCTGTCCGCGCGTGACGCGCGCCAGTCCGCCCCAGCCGATGAAGGCCAGGATGCCGAGAATCACGTACAGCGCGAGGATCGGGTTGATGTCGCGGGGGAACACGCTGCGCAGCAGCAGCAGCAGGAACAGGTAGGGAATGGCGGCGAGCACCTCGACGAGGCGCATGATGACGGTGTCGACGATCCCGCCGAAGTAGGCGGCCATGGCGCCCATCATCAGGCCGATCAGGGTGGTGATCAGCACCGCGCCGAAGCCGATGGTCAGGCTGATCTGCGAGGCGTACAGCGTGCGCGTGAACAGGTCGCGGCCCAGGTCCTCGCCCCCGAACAGGTACACGCTGCAGTCTTCCTTGTTCGTGCCGAACAGGTGCAGGTTACCGGGGAACAGGCCCAGAATCTTGTAGCTGGCGCCGCGCACCCCGAAGTACAGCGGGCAGCGTTCCGCGCTGGGCTTGAACTCGTTCACGAAGGTGTCCATGTTCAGCTGCTGGGTGTACTTGAACACGTAGGGCCGCGTGAACGCGCCGGTGTCGGGGTCACGGAACTGGATGGGGGTTGGGGGGTGGAAGCGGGTGATGTTGCTGGTCGAGTACGAGGACAGGGCGTCAGGCGCGATGAACGGCGCGAAGATCGCCATGACGTACAGCAGGATCAGCATCAGGCCGCCGGCCTGCGCGAGGCGGTTCTTCCGGAACTGCTGCCAGGCGACGGAGAACTGGGACTGACCGAGCGGCTTGTCCTTCTGGGTGGTGGCGGGTGCGGTGGTGGTCATGTCAGCCGACCTTGATGCGCGGGTCAACGACCGCGAGGAGAATGTCGCTCAGGGCGTTGCCGATCACGAGCAGGACGGTGGTGATCACGGTGAAGCCCGCGATGAGATACAGGTCCTGGGCGTTCAGGGCGTCGAGGATCATCGGGGTGATGCCTGGGTAGGCGAACACGACCTCGATGAAGCCGGCGCCGGCGACCGCGCCGGGCAGCAGGCCGCCGATGCCGGCCACGATGGGCAGGATGGCGTTGCGGAAGGTGTGCTTCCAGATGGCGGTGCGTTCGCTGACGCCCTTGGCGCGCGCGGTGCGGATGTAGTCCGAACGCATGACTTCCAGCATCTGCCCGCGGATGACGCGGGTCAGTCCGGCGGCGTCACTGACGGCCAAGATGACCGCGGGGATCAGGAGGTGCTTGGCGATATCCAGGAATTTCTGGACGGGCGTCATGCTGTCAAAGCCGTTACTGGTCATGCCGTTGATCGGGATGTCCAGGCCGGTCGCCGAACGGACCTGCAGGATGAAGTAGATGACGATCAGCGCCAGGAAGAAGCTGGGGAATCCCAGCAGGAAGTACAGGATGACGTTGATGGTCTTGTCGCCCAGCGAGTTCTGCCGCACGGCGCCGAACACGCCGATGGGAATGGCGATGGCGTAGAACAGCAGGGTGGAGAGCAGCACCAGGTACATCGAGTTGGCGATGCGGGGTTTGATGACGTCCAGTACGGGCTGCTGGTACGAGAACGACAGGCCCAGGTCGAAGTTGAAGAGCATGTTCTTCATCCACAGGAAGTACTGCTCGATGGGGTGCCGGTCCAGGCCGAAGTTGCGTTCCAGTGCGGCCAGCGCCTCGGGGCTGATGTTCGGGTTGAGTTTGGCGGGCGTCAGGAAGTCGCCGGGGGCCAGCTGGATCACGAAGAAGATCAGGATGCTGGCCAGGAACAGGGTGGGAATGGACTGCACCAGTCGGCGCAGGAGGAATGGGATCATGCGGGCTCTCCGGGGGCGTCATGGGTGTGGGGGGCAGTCCGCGTGGGCGGACCACCCCCCGTGGGAGCAGCGTGCTGCTCTGGTCGCTTACTTGATGAAGGTCAGGGCCTGGAGGCGGTGGCCGTAGTAGGCGTCCATCATGCTGGCGGTGAATTCGCCGCCCAGACGCTCGTTGAAGGCCACGTGGTAGTTGCCGCCCACGAGGTAGATGACGGGCTGCAGTTCGCCTTCAGCCTTCATCAGCTGGCCGCCGATGGCGCGGCGCTTGGCGTCGTTCAGTTCCGCGTCGCCTTGGTAGTACAGCTTGGTCATCAGCTGTTCCTGGCTGGTGGCGCACTTGCCGTCGGTGGGGTTGTTGTAGGAGTGCAGGTTGGTGCCGCAGGGCACGACGTTGCTGCCGAAGCTCCAGATGTTGCTGCCGCCGGAGAGGCCCAGCAGGATGGCGTCGAAGGGACGGTTCTCGCCCTTGGAGGTCAGCTGGCCGACCAGGGTGTTGAAGTCGATGGGGGTGAAGTTGACCTTCACGCCGACCTTCTTCGCCTCGTCGGCGAAGATGCGGCCCAGCTGCTCGCGGACGGTGTTGCCCGCGTTGGTGCTCAGGTTGAATTCCAGGACCTTGCCGCTCTTGTCGACCAGGTAGCCCTGGGCGTTCTTCTTGGTGTAGCCGATCTGCGCGAGCAGCTTGCTGGCCTGCGCGAGGTCGTACTTGTACTGGGGGGCGCCGGCCGCGAGGCCCGCGTCGATCTGCTGCTTGAAGATCGGGTAGGTGCTGAAGTACGTCTCGCTGCCCAGGCCGCCCAGGGCGAGCTGCACCATGGCCTGGCGGTTGGCGATGTGGCTCATGGCGCGGCGGAAGCGCACGTCACGGAAGAGTTTCTGCTTGGCGGGGTCGCCCGCCTTGTTCCAGTTGAAGGTGATCCACTGGCTGGTGGCCTGGGGGCTGACGTTCGCCTTCAGGAAGGCCTTCAGGCTGCCGTTGTCGATGGCCTTCTTGGTCTGGGCCAGGTCGTCGGCGTTGCGCATGCCGACGGTGTCGATCTGACCGGCCAGGAAGGCGGCGAGGGACGCGTTGGCGTCGGCGACGATACGCACGGACATGGTGTTCAGGTAGGGCAGTTCCTGACCGCGGCTGTCCTTGTTCCAGTCGCCCCAGTTGGGGTTCTTCTTGAACACGGTGCGCTCACCGGCGCGGTAGGAGTCGACGACCCACATGCCGGGGCTGACGATCTGGCTGGCGGGCGTGGCGAGACCCCACATCTTCTTGACGGCGTCGGCACCGCCCTCACGGTAGGCCTTACCGAACACGTGGTCAGGCCAGGGTGCGTAGCTCATGATGCTCAGGGCGCTGGCGCTGGGCTGGGGGAAGTCGAACTGCAGGGTGTAGTTGTCGAGCTTCTTGACCGTGATGGGCTTGCCCACCAGGAAGAAGGTGTCGCGGCTGTTGCTGCCGACCTTGTCGTCGGTGTGGATCTTCCAGGTGGTAACCCAGTCATCGGCGGTGATGGCCTGGCCGTCGCTGAACTTCATGCCCTGGCGGATCTTGACCACGAAGCGCTTGTTGTTGTTGCTGACCACGGCGGGGGCGGCGGCCATATAGGGGATGAACTCGTCGTTGCGGGGGTCCTGCGTGAACAGGCCGGCGCCGGTCTCCATGCGGTCGGGGATGCTGTCCGCCTCGCTGCTGGTGAAGGGGTTCATCGTCTTGAAGTCGCTGATGGCGGACAGGCGCAGTTCACCGCCGCGTTTGTTCGCGGTGTTCTGCTCGGCGGTCCAGGCGGCGGGCCAGACGAAGGCGCTCTGGGCGGCAGCGGTGCCGACCGTCAGGGCCAGGGCAAGAGTCAGGGCTTTTTTCATGGGGGTCCTCCAGGGTGCGTGAAAGGAAATACGACAAGGTCCGGCGCGCAGCCGGGGTCTTGGTTCCTGATTTCGTTTTCCAGCGAGCTAAATATATTGGCCTATCCTGTTTCGGTCAAGGACTGATTTTCCCATTCGACACGCCGGATTGCATATTCATTCACTATCTTGCAACTGATCGGCTCATGAACGCTGCGGGTTTCATTTGACAGGACGAACCGCCAAAGTGACCCGCAGCCCATTCTCATGAATACAGTGACGATTGGATGCACCCGCCGCCCTGCCGGGTGGTCTGCACAGGTCACGTCGTCAGCAGGAGAGCCCGCCGGTCTCCCCTGCCGACCGCGCTCAGCGGCTCTTGAGTTCCGTCCAGATGCGGTCGTACAGCCGCTGCGGGCGCCCCGCTGGCAGTTCGCCGATGAAATCCAGGCGGCCGTCGGTGAGCCACGCGGCGGGCGGATTCAGCGCCGGGATGTCCTTCAGGAAGTCGTCCAGGTACGGCCGGGCGGCGGCGTTCGGCGTGGCGTAGTAGGTGTAGTTGCTCAGCTGCGCGCCGTTCTCCGCGTCCAGGATGAAATCGATGAAGCGGTGGGCCAGTTCGGGGTTGGGGCTGCGTTTCAGGACGACCAGGGTGTCCATGCTGATGGTCGTGCCCTGGCGGGGCAGCAGCACCTGCACGTTCTCGTCCTCCTCGGTGGCGATCAGCAGGTCACCCACGTAGATCTGCCCCAGGTCCACGGTTTTCGCCAGGAGTTTGTTGCGGGTGCCGGGCCCGCCGTCGAAGCCCTGGAAGCCCTTCTTGGCGACCACGCGGCGCAGCAGGTCGCGCGCGGCGCGCAGCTCCCCCACGCGGGTGGTGTTCGCGCTGAAGCCCAGGAACTTCAGTGCCGCGCCGATCACCTCGCGCGGGTCGTCGAGCAGCACGAACGAGCGGCGGTCGTCCGGGCCGAAGATCTCCGCCCAGGTG is a window of Deinococcus grandis DNA encoding:
- the metH gene encoding methionine synthase, with translation MSTDIRAEARKRILILDGAWGTQLQGAGLTEADFRWDGADPLRMYRGNFDLLQLTRPDVIRAVHRSYFEAGADIASTNTFNSTTISQADYGTEGMAREMNVQGARLAREVADEFTARDGRPRWVAGSIGPTNRTATLSPDVERPEFRNVTYDDLVAAYTEAAEGLIEGGADLLLLETVFDTLNAKAALFACEEAFARTGKTLPVMLSGTITDASGRTLSGQTPEAFAISTSHANLFSLGLNCALGADLLRPHLREIAANTDALVSVHPNAGLPNAFGEYDETPEHTAGVLADFAREGLVNIVGGCCGTTPEHIRAIAEAVREITPRVAPEQPPVLRLSGLEPLNVTPELNFVNVGERTNVTGSPKFAKAILAGDFDAGLKIARQQVENGAQIVDVNFDEGMLDGEAAMVKFLNLLAGEPDISRVPLMLDSSKWEILEAALKRVQGKAVVNSISLKDGEAKFLERARLLRRYGAAAVVMAFDEQGQADNLARRIEITSRAYRLLTEEVGFPAQDIIFDPNVLTVATGIEEHDRYAIDFIEATRWIKANLPGALVSGGISNVSFSFRGNNHVREAMHAVFLYHGVRAGLDMGIVNAGMLAVYEDIEPELRDAVEDVILARRPDATERLLELADRYKGVKREVGAGSPWRDLPVQERLKHALVQGIADFVDADAEEAYQELGSPLKVIEGPLMDGMNVVGDLFGAGKMFLPQVVKSARVMKRAVAYLTPYMEAEKQEAGGKGKVLLATVKGDVHDIGKNIVGVVLACNGYQVTDLGVMVPTEKILDEAERIGADVIGLSGLITPSLDEMVTVAREMTRRGLTLPLLIGGATTSRAHTAVKIDPAYPGAVVHVLDASRAVTTTADLLADPAGVQDRVRTEYDALRERHGGRQVRLVPIGTARERAPQLSPTVPPAPREPGRQVIEQPIAELLDFIDWTPFFIAWEMKGIYPNILTDPLRGEEARKLFADAQALLQRAIDEKLLTARGVIGLWPARRDGDDIVVAADGRWQMEGGQPSAISHPPSARLHTLRQQRDQTTPNAALADFILPDGDHIGAFAVAIHGAEELAAAFEAQHDDYNAILVKAIADRLAEAFAEKLHRDVRVQHWGYAPDEALGNDDLIRERYQGIRPAPGYPAQPDHTEKRTLFTLLNAGEVGLTLTESCAMTPAAAVSGLYFAHPEARYLAVGRIGRDQILDYARRKGQSIEETERWLGPILAYDAGAGEGGRQIADGRAAPSTIDLQPSAAAGGRP
- a CDS encoding ABC transporter ATP-binding protein is translated as MTAVSTQTRRTMPATGDTLLDVQNLEKFFPIRGGLLSRVVGNVKAVNDVSFKIGRGEVVGLVGESGSGKTTAGRAILRLIEPTGGQVLFNGTDITKLSKGQMRDYRREMQIIFQDPFASLNPRMTVSDIIGEAMQIHNLHPGKQRVDRIAELLQKVGLRPEHMRRYPHEFSGGQRQRIGIARALAVDPAFIVADEPVSALDVSIQAQVVNLLQDLQEELGLTVLFIAHDLAVVEYICDRIIVMYLGRVMEIAPSRELNRNPKHPYTEALLSAAPVPDPTVKRQRIILEGDIPSPINPPSGCVFRTRCRYAIADCANIVPELREVSPGHFKACIRDDIL
- a CDS encoding DUF4139 domain-containing protein, translating into MKNSLSVAAAVATTLALGTASAADLRIYPSFTEVRQPVTATGTSLNVTLPQSAWESVLPGSLDLEGLPFSSAAQTLQSNWLSGLEGQTVFLRRGDTTEPVTLVRARDLLVRDAQGRFFNVRFEDLSFSAAPPLNPQSPSQTLTYTLPRAGTGTLTYLTRAVTWSPRYTLNASSAGANLTALADLRNTTDLAYDVQNTELYAGDVTVQANPQAEAAGFAADTVMRAVPATAAPVPKIQSQGELRGLTRYDLTTPFTLPANSVITLPFLTPKLSRFERYAGLDTYFGTGTRTGTLNRSYRLEADQRLPAGPLTVREDGRLVGQTTLPDTRKGGTIDFSLGEDPDIEYTRTTAQTAQVKDAKGNVTKTTYKVTYAFESSKDRAVRAEITERIGGRIITIDTMAPVKNQGTANLRVDVPAKGKVSKSFTVVIDNS
- a CDS encoding methylenetetrahydrofolate reductase translates to MTRVSVELVPRSRSGLRAEIAEVAGALGGVDTVNVPDLTRYSLRSWVGCGFARPGFAAIPHLRAVDFNPREPLPFLPLLEEHGIREVLVVTGDAPIDMSAKVYDQDAVDLIRRLTRDAPHLRVYAGLDPYRQSFVRERDYLERKLDAGAAGFFTQPFFDLRLLDTWADLLPDGTDVWWGATSILTEASFNYWRARNHAVFPRTFTPTLDCNRVFARDLLTFARQRQHHAYFMPVKVNVLEYLGGIL